In a single window of the Micromonospora sp. WMMD1155 genome:
- a CDS encoding fructosamine kinase family protein: MDLVYLRAHPAHLPTFRTHQRIRETPVAGGNICDAARLTLDDGHSVFAKSWPERADRAAPEGFFAAEAAGLRWLREAGAVGVPEVIVALPDLLALDWVEPGEPTPEAAERFGRELADLHRAGSAGFGAPWLGFIGSLPQDNTLTDGPWSTWFAERRLLPHLRRSVDGGALTGADVTVVEQVIDRVDGMGGDEPPARVHGDLWPGNVLWGADDRAWLVDPAAHGGHRETDLAQLALFGGVPHLDRVLAAYQESWPLPDGWQARLPLHQLHLLLVHTALFGASYRDAVVRTARAALGRAERATVDR, from the coding sequence ATGGACCTGGTGTACCTACGCGCGCACCCGGCACACCTGCCGACCTTCCGGACCCACCAGCGCATCCGGGAGACGCCGGTCGCCGGTGGAAACATCTGCGACGCCGCCCGGCTCACCCTGGACGACGGCCACTCCGTCTTCGCCAAGTCCTGGCCCGAAAGGGCAGACCGGGCGGCACCGGAGGGCTTCTTCGCCGCCGAGGCCGCCGGGTTGCGGTGGCTGCGGGAGGCCGGCGCCGTCGGCGTACCCGAGGTGATCGTGGCATTGCCGGACCTGCTGGCGCTCGACTGGGTGGAGCCCGGCGAGCCGACGCCGGAGGCCGCCGAACGCTTCGGCCGGGAGTTGGCCGACCTGCATCGGGCGGGGTCGGCCGGCTTCGGTGCGCCCTGGCTCGGCTTCATCGGGTCGCTCCCACAGGACAACACCCTCACCGACGGGCCCTGGTCGACGTGGTTCGCCGAGCGACGACTCCTCCCCCATCTCCGACGTTCGGTCGACGGTGGTGCGCTGACCGGCGCCGACGTCACGGTGGTCGAGCAGGTCATCGACCGGGTCGACGGGATGGGCGGCGACGAGCCGCCCGCGCGCGTCCACGGCGACCTGTGGCCGGGCAACGTGCTGTGGGGAGCCGACGACCGGGCCTGGCTCGTCGACCCGGCAGCCCACGGTGGGCACCGGGAGACAGACCTCGCCCAACTCGCGCTCTTCGGCGGCGTCCCGCACCTGGATCGGGTGCTGGCCGCCTATCAGGAGAGCTGGCCGTTGCCGGACGGCTGGCAGGCTCGACTGCCTCTGCACCAACTGCATCTGCTGCTCGTGCACACCGCACTGTTCGGCGCCAGCTACCGAGATGCGGTGGTCCGGACCGCCCGTGCCGCCCTGGGGCGGGCCGAGCGCGCTACGGTCGACAGGTGA
- a CDS encoding MoaD/ThiS family protein: MGQTQLTVRYFAGARAAAGRAEEVVTAGRSLDDLSAELTQRHGERLAAVLRVASFLVDGVTCHDRQAPLPAGATIDVLPPFAGG, translated from the coding sequence ATGGGGCAGACGCAACTGACCGTCCGCTACTTCGCCGGGGCCCGCGCCGCCGCAGGTCGGGCCGAGGAGGTCGTGACCGCGGGTCGATCGCTCGACGATCTCAGCGCCGAGTTGACCCAGCGACACGGCGAGCGGCTGGCCGCGGTGCTGCGGGTGGCGAGTTTCCTCGTGGACGGCGTCACCTGTCATGATCGTCAGGCACCCCTACCGGCCGGGGCCACGATCGACGTCCTGCCCCCGTTCGCGGGCGGCTGA
- a CDS encoding metallophosphoesterase has translation MLAVLGFVTVLATVTGLIHLYLWKRLVRDTTTPGRRRRIGGIAALVLALLVPATMAGTQAGLYWLAWPGYLWLALMFYLLVVLVVLEVPMLVTRLVMRRRVIAAEPTAAAPEPVLVGAAGPTDPPAAGAVAAPDHDPARRLLLARSAAIFAGLTATATVGYGVRTALGPPRLDRVQIPLAKLPRSMDGLRIATVSDIHLGPLRGRAHTERIVAAINRLDADLVAVVGDLVDGSVAELGSAAAPLRDLRSRYGNFFVTGNHEYYSGVEEWVQEVDRLGLRVLQNRRQEIQARGGVLDLAGVNDLDATGGSGLAAGPDFAAALGDRDPSRPVVLLAHQPLAAVEAATYGVDLQLSGHTHGGQMVPFNLAVRLEQPVVSGLGEVDGTKVYVTNGAGFWGPPVRVGAEPQISLVELRSA, from the coding sequence ATGTTGGCGGTTCTGGGGTTCGTGACCGTCCTGGCCACGGTCACCGGCCTCATCCACCTCTACCTGTGGAAGCGACTCGTTCGCGACACCACCACCCCGGGCCGTCGGCGACGGATCGGCGGGATCGCCGCCCTGGTGCTGGCGCTGCTCGTGCCGGCGACCATGGCCGGGACGCAGGCCGGGCTCTACTGGCTCGCCTGGCCGGGTTACCTGTGGCTCGCACTGATGTTCTACCTGCTCGTCGTGCTGGTCGTGCTCGAGGTGCCGATGCTCGTCACCCGGCTGGTGATGCGCCGCCGGGTGATCGCCGCGGAGCCGACCGCCGCCGCGCCCGAACCGGTGCTGGTCGGTGCGGCCGGGCCCACCGATCCGCCGGCCGCCGGTGCCGTCGCGGCACCGGACCACGACCCGGCCCGCCGGCTCCTGCTGGCCCGTAGCGCGGCCATCTTCGCCGGTCTCACCGCCACCGCCACCGTGGGGTACGGCGTCCGCACCGCCCTCGGCCCACCGCGCCTGGACCGGGTGCAGATCCCGCTCGCCAAGCTTCCCCGCAGCATGGACGGCCTGCGGATCGCGACCGTCTCCGACATCCACCTCGGCCCCCTGCGCGGCCGGGCACACACCGAGCGGATCGTCGCCGCGATCAACCGACTCGACGCGGACCTGGTCGCGGTCGTCGGAGACCTGGTCGACGGCTCGGTCGCCGAACTCGGCTCGGCCGCCGCGCCGCTGCGCGACCTTCGCTCCCGGTACGGCAACTTCTTCGTCACCGGCAACCACGAGTACTACTCCGGGGTGGAGGAGTGGGTCCAGGAGGTCGACCGGCTCGGCCTGCGGGTGTTGCAGAACCGCCGCCAGGAGATCCAGGCCCGGGGTGGCGTGCTCGACCTGGCCGGTGTGAACGATCTGGACGCGACGGGAGGCAGCGGCCTCGCCGCCGGGCCGGACTTCGCCGCCGCCCTCGGTGACCGCGACCCGAGCCGCCCGGTGGTGCTGCTCGCCCACCAGCCGTTGGCAGCGGTGGAGGCGGCCACGTACGGGGTCGACCTGCAACTGTCCGGGCACACCCACGGCGGCCAGATGGTGCCGTTCAACCTGGCCGTCCGGCTGGAGCAGCCGGTGGTCAGCGGCCTCGGCGAGGTCGACGGCACCAAGGTCTACGTGACCAACGGCGCCGGCTTCTGGGGGCCGCCGGTCCGGGTCGGGGCCGAGCCGCAGATCAGTCTGGTCGAGTTGCGCTCGGCATAG
- the moaA gene encoding GTP 3',8-cyclase MoaA encodes MSVAPGTDGVLVDRYDRVARDLRVSLTDKCNLRCTYCMPAEGLPWLAGPQLLTDEEIVRLVRVAVERLGVTEVRFTGGEPLIRPGLVGIVSAVAALQPRPRVSLTTNGIGLDRLAPALSAAGLDRVNVSLDTLDPGRFERLTRRPRLDAVLAGLAGAKAAGLSPVKINSVLMRGVNEDEAPALLRFALDHDYQLRIIEQMPLDAQHGWDRGTMVTAEEILTSLRTAFDLSPDPAERGAAPAETWLVDGGPARVGVIASVTRPFCGDCDRTRLTADGQVRACLFATEESDLRAALRGGADDDGLARRWRTAMWGKRAGHGIDDPTFLQPTRPMSAIGG; translated from the coding sequence GTGAGCGTCGCCCCGGGGACCGACGGGGTCCTCGTCGACCGGTACGACCGCGTCGCCCGGGACCTGCGCGTGTCCCTCACCGACAAGTGCAACCTGCGCTGCACCTACTGCATGCCGGCCGAAGGTCTGCCCTGGCTGGCCGGTCCCCAGTTGCTGACCGACGAGGAGATCGTCCGGCTGGTCCGGGTGGCCGTCGAGCGTCTCGGTGTGACCGAGGTGCGGTTCACCGGTGGTGAGCCGCTGATCCGACCGGGGCTGGTCGGCATCGTCAGCGCGGTGGCCGCGTTGCAGCCCCGCCCCCGGGTCTCGCTGACCACCAACGGCATCGGTCTGGACCGGCTGGCTCCGGCGCTGAGCGCGGCCGGCCTGGACCGGGTGAACGTCTCACTGGACACCCTGGATCCGGGCCGGTTCGAGCGGCTCACCCGCCGCCCCCGCCTGGACGCGGTGTTGGCCGGGCTCGCCGGGGCGAAGGCCGCCGGGCTGAGCCCCGTGAAAATCAACTCCGTCCTGATGCGCGGGGTCAACGAGGACGAGGCACCGGCCCTGCTGCGCTTCGCCCTGGACCACGACTACCAGTTGCGGATCATCGAGCAGATGCCGTTGGACGCCCAGCACGGCTGGGACCGCGGCACGATGGTGACGGCCGAGGAGATCCTGACCTCCCTGCGTACCGCCTTCGATCTCAGCCCCGACCCGGCCGAGCGCGGGGCGGCACCGGCGGAGACGTGGTTGGTCGACGGCGGCCCCGCGCGGGTCGGTGTGATCGCCAGCGTCACCCGCCCGTTCTGCGGGGACTGCGACCGCACCCGGCTGACCGCGGACGGCCAGGTTCGTGCCTGCCTCTTCGCCACCGAGGAGTCCGACCTGCGCGCCGCGCTGCGCGGTGGCGCGGACGACGACGGGTTGGCCCGGCGCTGGCGCACCGCGATGTGGGGTAAGCGCGCCGGGCACGGCATCGACGATCCCACCTTCCTCCAGCCGACCCGGCCGATGTCCGCGATCGGGGGCTGA
- a CDS encoding prepilin peptidase, which produces MSAAAVLGVAWLGGLVGLVVPPLARRFTDPPARPQPRRGEGGRVWLPVSAAVFGGLAVTRGDDPALPVFLLVAAVGLVLARVDLACLRLPDPLVRTAGLVALTGLTGAALLADESARLVGALAGATVAGVAHVLLALLPGSRLGFGDVKLAAVLGLPLGWLGRDALLVGLVLPHLLHGGLVVGLLVARRVRRDTLLPLGPALLAGAWLAALLG; this is translated from the coding sequence ATGTCGGCCGCTGCTGTGCTCGGGGTGGCGTGGCTCGGCGGGCTGGTCGGTCTCGTCGTACCCCCGCTGGCCCGGCGCTTCACCGACCCGCCGGCCCGGCCGCAGCCTCGACGCGGCGAAGGGGGCCGGGTCTGGCTGCCGGTGTCGGCGGCCGTGTTCGGCGGGCTTGCCGTCACTCGTGGTGACGATCCTGCGTTGCCGGTCTTTCTCCTGGTGGCGGCCGTCGGGCTGGTGCTGGCCCGGGTGGACCTGGCCTGTCTGCGCCTGCCCGACCCGTTGGTCCGCACCGCCGGGCTGGTGGCCCTCACCGGGCTGACCGGCGCGGCGCTGCTGGCCGACGAGTCGGCCCGACTGGTCGGCGCGCTGGCCGGCGCGACGGTCGCCGGAGTGGCGCACGTCCTGCTGGCCCTGCTCCCCGGCTCACGACTGGGGTTCGGAGACGTGAAACTCGCCGCGGTCCTGGGCCTGCCGCTCGGCTGGCTGGGCCGGGATGCCCTGCTCGTCGGGCTGGTCTTGCCACACCTGCTACACGGCGGGCTGGTGGTCGGCCTGCTCGTCGCGCGGCGGGTCCGCCGGGACACCCTGCTGCCGCTCGGACCGGCCCTGCTCGCGGGCGCCTGGCTCGCTGCCCTACTCGGCTGA
- a CDS encoding EamA family transporter, with protein sequence MSSPPPSAAALAARRAGATPTLIWTALIVVYLLWGSTYLAIRITVETLPPLLSAALRFAVAGLILAVVLRLRRGPGALRVDRRQLGSAALIGVLLLAGGNGLVVLAESGPPGVAVPSGVAALLVATVPLLVVLLRSATGDRPPLWTFAGVTVGFAGLVLLVLPAGSSAAVPLVGALTVVAASVSWSVGSFLSGRVRMPTDPFVATVYEMVAGALALAVVSAGRGELSDFHPAQVSTRSWLALGYLMVAGSLVAFTAYVWLLHNAPISLVSTYAYVNPAVAVALGALLVAEPITPQVLLGGAVIVAGVALVVSTERPRRVSADSRSGTSPMSERR encoded by the coding sequence CGACACTGATCTGGACCGCGTTGATCGTGGTCTACCTGCTGTGGGGTTCCACCTATCTGGCCATCCGGATCACGGTGGAGACGCTGCCGCCGCTGCTGTCGGCCGCCCTGCGGTTCGCCGTGGCCGGTCTGATCCTGGCGGTGGTGCTGCGGCTGCGCCGAGGTCCCGGCGCGCTGCGGGTGGACCGGCGGCAACTCGGGTCCGCCGCGCTGATCGGCGTACTCCTGCTCGCCGGTGGTAACGGTCTGGTGGTACTCGCCGAGTCCGGACCTCCCGGGGTGGCGGTGCCCTCCGGTGTCGCCGCGCTGCTGGTGGCGACGGTTCCGCTGCTGGTGGTGCTGTTGCGCTCGGCCACCGGCGACCGGCCCCCGCTCTGGACGTTCGCCGGGGTCACAGTGGGCTTCGCCGGTCTGGTCCTGCTGGTGCTGCCCGCCGGCAGTTCGGCGGCGGTGCCGCTGGTGGGCGCGTTGACCGTGGTGGCGGCATCCGTCTCCTGGTCGGTCGGGTCGTTCCTGTCCGGGCGAGTCCGGATGCCCACCGACCCGTTCGTCGCGACGGTGTACGAGATGGTGGCCGGAGCACTGGCGCTCGCCGTCGTCTCCGCCGGTCGGGGCGAGCTGAGTGACTTCCACCCGGCGCAGGTCAGCACCCGCTCCTGGTTGGCACTGGGCTACCTCATGGTGGCCGGCTCACTGGTGGCCTTCACCGCGTACGTCTGGCTGCTGCACAACGCGCCCATCTCGTTGGTGTCGACGTACGCCTACGTCAACCCCGCTGTCGCGGTGGCGCTCGGCGCGTTGTTGGTCGCCGAGCCGATCACCCCGCAGGTGCTGCTCGGCGGCGCGGTCATCGTCGCCGGTGTCGCGCTGGTGGTGAGCACCGAACGGCCCCGCCGGGTGAGCGCGGATTCGCGATCGGGGACCTCGCCGATGAGCGAGCGCCGCTAA
- a CDS encoding UvrD-helicase domain-containing protein: protein MPPFSAVPPGGLPPFVADLHIHSKYSRACSRDLTTPNLAWWARRKGIGLLGTGDFTHPAWYDHLRETLRPAEPGLYRLDADAERDVARRLPPRLASAAEADPVRFMLSVEISTIYKRDDRTRKVHHLIYLPDLDAVARFNTALGRIGNLGSDGRPILGLDSRDLLEITLEASPDGFLVPAHIWTPWFSALGSKSGFDAIADCYADLAEHIFAVETGLSSDPAMNWRVGSLDGYQLVSNSDAHSPPALGREATVLTAERTYFAVREALRTGIGLAGTIEFFPEEGKYHADGHRLCGVNWPPERTRAAGGKCPECGKPLTVGVLSRIEELADRPEGHRPADARDVTHLVPLAEILGEINKVGARSKKVEGRLNELVATLGPELEILTTTPLGDIAQTGGELLAEGIGRLRRGDVRRVPGYDGEYGVITLFDPAELGAHAGTAQETLFDVPVPAQRRPAEPTARATARATAKRPAAAKAESKRKPTPPPAPPIAPPPSPHEPFEPMLAGMEEVGTGLLDRLDAMQRVAASAPGGPLLIVAGPGTGKTRTLTHRIAYLCAELNVFPEHCLAITFTRRAAEELRHRLDGLLGPVAEDVTVGTFHALGLTILRENAGAVGLPSDFRIADDAERAAARTEAGDDSAGYTALLRKQDLVDLDELVSLPVELLRADRGLVERYRDRWRWIFVDEYQDVDATQYELLRLLSPADGNLCAIGDPDQAIYSFRGADVGYFLRFSEDFTDARLVRLNRNYRSSAPILAAAVQAIAPSSLVRGRRLDPARLDPEAPLVGRYPAASVAEETDFVVRTVDELVGGLSHRSLDSGRIDGRSTTLSFSDIAVLYRTDAQAAPVVDALTRANIPVQKRSHDRLRDRPGVAAIARELRHADGLAGPLAARVRLAGQVVAERFAVPTLDGGGGAVRPEDVRSAVDLLTPLARRCGDDLETFLSQLATGAEVDALDPRAEAVTLLTLHAAKGLEFPVVFLIGVEDGLLPLRWPGSTPDEDAVAEERRLFFVGLTRAQDRLYVSHAARRTRHGVERDSAPSPFLGVVDPGLFERFGETEPRRPKDRQLRLI, encoded by the coding sequence GTGCCTCCGTTCAGCGCCGTACCCCCCGGTGGCCTACCGCCATTCGTCGCGGACCTGCACATCCATTCGAAATACTCGCGCGCGTGCAGCCGCGACCTCACCACCCCGAATCTGGCGTGGTGGGCCCGGCGTAAGGGCATCGGTCTGCTCGGCACCGGCGACTTCACGCATCCGGCCTGGTACGACCACCTGCGCGAGACGCTACGGCCCGCCGAGCCGGGGTTGTACCGGCTCGATGCCGACGCGGAACGGGACGTCGCCCGTCGGCTGCCTCCCCGCCTGGCGAGCGCCGCGGAGGCGGACCCGGTCCGGTTCATGCTGAGCGTGGAGATCTCCACCATCTACAAGCGGGACGACCGGACCCGCAAGGTGCACCACCTGATCTACCTGCCCGACCTGGACGCGGTGGCGCGGTTCAACACCGCGCTCGGCCGGATCGGCAACCTCGGCTCGGACGGCCGGCCGATCCTCGGCCTGGACTCCCGCGACCTGCTGGAGATCACCCTGGAGGCCAGCCCGGACGGCTTCCTGGTGCCGGCCCACATCTGGACGCCGTGGTTCTCCGCGCTGGGTTCGAAGTCGGGCTTCGACGCGATCGCCGACTGCTACGCCGACCTGGCCGAGCACATCTTCGCCGTGGAGACCGGCCTCTCGTCCGACCCGGCGATGAACTGGCGGGTCGGCAGCCTGGACGGCTACCAGTTGGTGTCCAACTCGGACGCGCACTCCCCGCCCGCGCTGGGCCGGGAGGCGACGGTGCTGACCGCCGAGCGCACCTACTTCGCCGTCCGGGAGGCGCTGCGGACCGGCATCGGCCTGGCCGGGACGATCGAGTTCTTCCCGGAGGAGGGCAAGTACCACGCCGACGGGCACCGGCTGTGCGGCGTCAACTGGCCGCCGGAGCGCACCCGCGCGGCCGGCGGAAAGTGCCCCGAGTGCGGCAAGCCGCTCACCGTGGGCGTGCTCAGCCGGATCGAGGAGCTGGCCGACCGTCCGGAGGGGCACCGGCCGGCGGACGCCCGGGACGTCACACACCTGGTGCCGCTGGCCGAGATCCTCGGTGAGATCAACAAGGTGGGCGCCCGGTCGAAGAAGGTCGAGGGGCGCCTCAACGAGCTGGTCGCAACGCTCGGCCCGGAGCTGGAGATCCTGACCACCACGCCGCTCGGCGACATCGCGCAGACGGGCGGGGAACTCCTCGCCGAGGGCATCGGGCGGTTGCGGCGGGGCGACGTACGCCGGGTGCCGGGCTACGACGGCGAGTACGGGGTGATCACGCTCTTCGACCCGGCGGAACTGGGTGCCCACGCGGGCACGGCACAGGAGACGCTGTTCGACGTACCCGTGCCGGCGCAGCGACGCCCCGCGGAGCCGACGGCCCGCGCGACGGCCCGCGCGACGGCCAAGCGCCCGGCGGCGGCCAAGGCCGAGTCGAAGCGAAAGCCGACCCCGCCGCCCGCGCCACCGATCGCGCCGCCGCCGTCACCGCACGAGCCGTTCGAGCCGATGCTCGCCGGGATGGAGGAGGTCGGCACCGGCCTGCTGGACCGGCTGGACGCGATGCAGCGGGTGGCCGCCTCCGCACCCGGCGGTCCGCTGCTCATCGTCGCCGGGCCGGGCACCGGCAAGACCCGGACACTCACCCACCGGATCGCGTACCTCTGCGCGGAGCTGAACGTCTTCCCGGAGCACTGTCTGGCGATCACGTTCACCCGTCGGGCCGCCGAGGAGCTTCGGCACCGCCTCGACGGTCTGCTCGGCCCGGTCGCGGAGGACGTCACTGTCGGCACGTTCCACGCGCTGGGATTGACCATCCTGCGGGAGAACGCCGGAGCCGTGGGCCTGCCGAGCGATTTCCGGATCGCCGACGACGCCGAACGGGCGGCGGCGCGCACGGAGGCCGGTGACGACAGCGCCGGCTACACGGCGCTGCTGCGCAAGCAGGACCTTGTCGACCTGGACGAGCTGGTGAGCCTGCCGGTGGAGCTGTTGCGGGCCGATCGCGGGCTGGTGGAACGCTACCGGGACCGCTGGCGGTGGATCTTCGTCGACGAGTACCAGGACGTCGACGCGACCCAGTACGAGCTGCTGCGGCTGCTCAGCCCGGCGGACGGCAACCTCTGCGCGATCGGCGACCCGGACCAGGCGATCTACTCGTTCCGGGGCGCCGACGTCGGCTACTTCCTGCGCTTCTCCGAGGACTTCACGGACGCCCGGTTGGTCCGACTGAACCGCAACTACCGCTCGTCGGCGCCGATCCTGGCCGCCGCCGTGCAGGCCATCGCGCCGTCCTCGCTGGTCCGTGGTCGGCGGCTCGATCCGGCCCGGCTCGACCCGGAGGCCCCGCTGGTCGGCCGTTACCCGGCGGCGTCCGTCGCCGAGGAGACCGACTTCGTGGTCCGTACCGTCGACGAGCTGGTCGGCGGGCTGTCCCACCGATCGCTGGACTCGGGCCGGATCGACGGCCGCTCCACCACGTTGTCGTTCTCCGACATCGCCGTGCTGTACCGCACCGACGCGCAGGCCGCGCCCGTCGTGGACGCCCTGACCCGGGCCAACATCCCGGTGCAGAAGCGGTCCCACGACCGGTTGCGGGACCGGCCCGGGGTGGCGGCCATCGCCCGCGAGTTGCGGCACGCCGACGGGTTGGCCGGCCCACTGGCCGCCCGGGTGCGGCTTGCCGGGCAGGTGGTCGCCGAGCGGTTCGCCGTGCCCACCCTGGACGGCGGCGGCGGCGCGGTGCGCCCCGAGGATGTCCGCTCGGCCGTGGACCTGCTGACCCCACTGGCCCGACGCTGTGGGGACGACCTGGAGACGTTCCTGTCGCAGCTCGCGACCGGCGCGGAGGTGGACGCGCTCGACCCACGCGCGGAGGCGGTCACGCTGCTCACCCTGCACGCCGCGAAGGGCCTGGAGTTCCCGGTGGTCTTCCTGATCGGCGTCGAGGACGGGTTGCTGCCGCTGCGGTGGCCCGGCTCGACTCCCGACGAGGACGCGGTCGCCGAGGAGCGCCGCCTCTTCTTCGTCGGCCTCACCCGCGCCCAGGACCGGCTGTACGTCAGCCACGCCGCCCGGCGTACCCGGCACGGTGTGGAGCGGGACTCTGCTCCGTCGCCGTTCCTCGGCGTCGTCGACCCCGGCCTGTTCGAGCGGTTCGGCGAGACGGAACCCCGCCGCCCCAAGGATCGCCAGCTCCGGTTGATCTGA